One Alphaproteobacteria bacterium genomic region harbors:
- a CDS encoding Hsp20/alpha crystallin family protein: MTTQIGTFIPLQSHNSGWGSNRLNHVGSFGIPGWNPNSILGQNLSHNPQNSAFLIAPAAGFSCGTALGEISQNILPNCSTVAFVPSQGQISGPSFAPVSAPLHGMNPAALLGLTPALQGLNQGLAGLSHSFATELSENNQEYVVAVDVPGIEIQDLDISLSGNTIHINGVRKECHEASTLAYSEVARGCISRAIAVPFDISPSKAINTSLENGVLKIRIAKEAQSERKSTARKVKIG; this comes from the coding sequence ATGACAACGCAAATCGGAACATTTATTCCCCTACAATCACATAACTCTGGTTGGGGTTCAAATAGATTAAATCATGTTGGAAGCTTTGGCATTCCTGGTTGGAACCCAAATTCAATCCTTGGACAAAATCTTTCTCACAACCCACAAAATTCAGCATTTCTTATAGCTCCAGCAGCTGGATTTTCTTGTGGAACTGCTCTTGGTGAAATTTCACAAAACATTTTGCCAAATTGCTCAACAGTAGCTTTCGTTCCAAGCCAGGGTCAAATTTCTGGTCCTTCTTTTGCTCCAGTAAGTGCCCCTCTTCATGGAATGAATCCAGCAGCTCTTCTTGGCTTAACACCTGCTCTTCAAGGTCTAAACCAAGGTTTGGCTGGTCTATCACATTCATTTGCAACAGAATTGTCTGAAAACAATCAAGAGTACGTTGTTGCTGTAGATGTACCAGGAATTGAAATCCAAGATCTTGATATTTCATTGTCTGGGAACACAATTCATATTAATGGTGTTCGTAAAGAATGTCATGAAGCATCAACTTTAGCATACTCAGAAGTTGCTCGTGGATGCATTTCACGCGCGATTGCTGTACCTTTTGATATAAGCCCAAGCAAAGCAATCAATACATCATTGGAAAATGGTGTTTTGAAAATCCGCATTGCAAAGGAAGCTCAGTCCGAAAGAAAATCAACAGCTCGTAAAGTAAAAATTGGCTAA
- a CDS encoding ATP-binding cassette domain-containing protein yields the protein MKDQQGFPFSDPLFKAAPKLKEAMFPNLGAFSYEEALLACFEALAYMNNIHAKPSLDPFARTIEEAINRIADTCGFMTREVNVHNLNLSAESNPLLVFTAGTSMPGLIYYKDELPYIYEPESGKHDPLDAERMKHLDVMGFALYKKWPQESKTIISMAKMAVKETRAEWKRFILLQLAIGLLMLLQPYLSGVIFDDVVKLRQYSLIDQVFMGLLAAAIGGMAFKVVQNFTMIRFQVKSSAFLESALWNRVLSFPLNFFKIFRLGDLHDRLVAVDQVQKELTTSSMNALSQGVFSVVILGFITYYMPMLGLIVFLATLAFGAVSVYLIRRMINHHRSITQTNAKLLSFLFEAIRSVVKIKTSNAQKRVFQKWLNMEFSKTNHFLGAQYILVIYHILEFIFPLFIMVSIYFLMIGNTPLAPLKPALSIGKFIALQMAVGQYFGSLMGMLGVIDRLLHLIPHLERVRPILLERGEQDGPKKIQTLLTGKITFQNVSFHYDASGPLTLDNVSFTINPGEWVAIVGPSGAGKSTLIKLMLGLEKCNKGTILIDDIPIQNLDMPTTRSQIATVLQHTQLLPGSIYDNLRASNPNITEQEMESLLKLVAIHDDVVNMPMGLHTIIMGDGRTFSMGQRQRLVLARCLAKPISLILLDEATSALDNFSQDIILTTLKKLPITRITVAHRSSTIRSADRLIVLEKGKIVEHAQNPATYQLEQGQDVRLFPSEYPKG from the coding sequence ATGAAAGATCAACAAGGCTTTCCATTTAGTGACCCGTTGTTTAAGGCGGCGCCCAAATTAAAGGAAGCCATGTTTCCAAACTTAGGTGCCTTTAGTTATGAGGAAGCCCTCTTGGCTTGTTTTGAAGCACTTGCTTATATGAATAATATTCACGCAAAGCCGTCTTTGGACCCGTTTGCCAGAACCATTGAGGAGGCCATTAATAGAATAGCGGATACCTGTGGCTTCATGACGAGAGAAGTGAACGTTCATAACCTTAATTTATCGGCGGAATCTAACCCTCTTCTTGTTTTCACGGCTGGAACATCCATGCCAGGGCTAATTTATTATAAAGATGAACTCCCCTACATTTATGAACCAGAGTCTGGAAAGCATGACCCACTTGATGCCGAACGGATGAAACATTTGGACGTAATGGGCTTTGCCCTCTACAAAAAATGGCCTCAAGAGTCCAAAACAATCATCAGCATGGCAAAAATGGCTGTTAAGGAAACCCGGGCTGAGTGGAAGCGATTTATCCTTTTACAACTGGCTATTGGGCTATTGATGCTATTACAGCCGTACCTATCTGGTGTTATATTCGATGATGTCGTTAAATTACGTCAATATAGCTTGATTGATCAAGTCTTTATGGGCCTTCTTGCGGCAGCTATCGGGGGTATGGCCTTTAAAGTTGTGCAAAATTTTACAATGATCCGGTTTCAAGTGAAGAGCAGTGCCTTTCTTGAATCAGCTTTGTGGAACCGTGTGCTATCATTTCCTTTAAACTTCTTTAAGATTTTCAGATTAGGGGATCTGCATGATCGACTGGTGGCGGTTGATCAGGTTCAAAAAGAACTAACCACATCTTCAATGAATGCCCTCTCTCAAGGTGTTTTTTCAGTCGTTATATTGGGTTTCATAACATATTACATGCCAATGCTGGGACTTATTGTATTTCTTGCGACTCTCGCTTTTGGAGCTGTGAGCGTATACCTGATCCGTCGGATGATTAACCACCATAGATCTATTACTCAGACGAATGCCAAGTTGCTGAGCTTCCTCTTTGAAGCTATACGAAGTGTTGTCAAAATTAAAACATCGAATGCCCAAAAGCGTGTCTTTCAGAAGTGGTTAAATATGGAGTTTAGCAAAACAAACCACTTTTTAGGGGCACAATATATCTTGGTAATTTATCATATATTAGAATTTATATTCCCTCTCTTTATTATGGTGTCTATATACTTTCTGATGATTGGGAACACGCCTTTGGCTCCCCTTAAGCCTGCGTTAAGTATTGGTAAGTTTATTGCCCTTCAGATGGCAGTTGGTCAATACTTTGGTTCTCTTATGGGGATGCTTGGGGTTATAGATCGTCTCCTCCATTTAATTCCGCATTTAGAACGGGTTAGGCCAATTCTACTTGAAAGAGGAGAACAAGATGGACCAAAGAAGATCCAGACGCTCCTGACAGGCAAAATTACCTTTCAAAACGTGAGCTTCCATTATGATGCTTCAGGGCCACTCACCCTTGATAATGTGAGCTTTACGATTAATCCTGGGGAGTGGGTGGCGATTGTGGGCCCTTCAGGGGCTGGAAAGTCGACCCTCATCAAGCTGATGCTTGGCCTTGAAAAGTGTAACAAGGGAACAATCTTAATAGACGATATTCCCATTCAAAACCTTGATATGCCGACAACTCGAAGCCAAATTGCGACGGTCTTGCAGCATACGCAACTCTTGCCGGGAAGTATCTATGATAACTTGCGTGCTTCCAATCCCAATATAACAGAGCAGGAAATGGAGTCCCTTTTAAAGCTTGTTGCCATTCATGATGATGTTGTCAATATGCCGATGGGCTTGCACACCATTATTATGGGGGATGGGCGCACTTTCTCTATGGGCCAACGTCAACGCTTGGTGCTGGCTCGGTGTTTAGCAAAACCAATATCGCTGATCCTGCTAGATGAGGCAACCAGTGCCCTTGATAACTTTAGCCAGGATATCATCCTAACTACCTTAAAGAAGCTTCCGATCACAAGGATCACGGTTGCCCACCGGTCATCTACAATTAGAAGTGCGGATCGACTGATCGTTTTGGAGAAGGGAAAAATCGTAGAGCATGCTCAAAATCCAGCAACTTACCAATTAGAGCAAGGACAGGATGTTAGACTATTTCCTTCAGAGTATCCAAAAGGATAG
- a CDS encoding ATP-binding cassette domain-containing protein, which translates to MKQWKLSSAKSFKSSWKSLSKRVKKKFILGLINLPSFFGKEKKKAVKFLRPYFSFQFKVMKKVGKKLKPCGAFLIKQKRKVARGLRPFNSLIGKWNKKLHKRMKPYLTVITTFLHKRTPKIYNGLVKTKEKLQQNWSDLVLYIRALRSHKIHRTPTFLQMEATECGSICFSIILAYYRHELTAEEARIACGVSRDGSKASHIVRAARQYNMTAKGYSVHNIDDLENCTLPAVIHWNFDHFVVFEGREGNYFYINDPATGRRRVTYDEFNRNFTGIILVLSPAKGFTTKSQPNALAKFLVASLENGFSGIVAACLLSILQVLPSLVLAFSSKVFIDYILVKNLAYWLIPMTIILVGCVALQSFIMALHQRLLVRLSIHFKLSLESLVVHKLFYLPLRFFDQRFSGDILSRLSSAEELSNLLSLEIMGALSNIFGIMVFTIVLSLLSPAMFLIMLIFIALRILVFYFSRNSIRETNIEYQQQFGKVSGVAMNGLEMIDTLKANNLERVFFKNWAANHDALLNNHQKVAFVDQRTSIWMMGFATLMTVGLLFRGTYLIMGEEITIGTLMAFIILANYLDGPVMTLLDFSSKIEKIKASINRFNDILGHETWEEMTTATRKVSTPQIDLPALKKEIVLKDVTFGYAPLDAPIFNKLSLVIPRGKTVAFVGVSGSGKSTISKIICGLYPITSGEILWDGNPIQEVNVEHRNKRISLVDQDIYLFDGTIRDNLTSWNKNVEDDVLVESLRLVGLYDELLPRGLLYCPVGENGATLSGGQRQRLEIARTILRKTDVLILDEATSSLDIPNESHIFESLSKLDITTVIIAHRLSTIQNSDMVYVIDNGTLSQSGTPKQLAKKRGIFKDLMELETE; encoded by the coding sequence ATGAAACAATGGAAGCTATCGTCAGCAAAGTCATTTAAGAGTTCCTGGAAGTCTCTTTCTAAAAGGGTGAAGAAGAAGTTTATTCTAGGGCTTATTAATTTACCATCGTTCTTTGGGAAAGAGAAAAAGAAGGCTGTTAAATTTCTGAGGCCTTACTTTTCATTCCAATTTAAAGTGATGAAGAAAGTTGGCAAAAAACTAAAACCTTGTGGTGCTTTTCTTATAAAGCAAAAAAGGAAAGTGGCCAGAGGCTTGCGACCCTTTAATTCTCTCATAGGGAAATGGAATAAGAAGCTTCACAAGCGCATGAAACCGTATCTAACGGTCATCACTACCTTCCTCCATAAAAGAACACCTAAGATATACAATGGGTTAGTAAAGACGAAGGAGAAACTGCAACAAAATTGGTCAGATCTTGTCCTTTACATCAGAGCCTTAAGGTCACATAAGATACATCGCACCCCGACGTTTCTACAGATGGAAGCAACTGAGTGTGGATCTATTTGTTTTTCCATTATTTTGGCTTATTATCGTCATGAATTAACAGCGGAGGAGGCCCGTATCGCTTGTGGCGTCTCTCGCGACGGAAGTAAGGCGAGCCATATCGTACGCGCAGCCCGCCAATACAACATGACGGCAAAAGGGTATAGCGTCCATAATATTGACGACTTAGAAAATTGCACGCTTCCAGCGGTTATCCACTGGAATTTTGACCATTTCGTCGTTTTTGAAGGGCGTGAGGGAAATTATTTCTATATTAACGACCCAGCGACGGGGCGCAGGCGCGTTACGTACGATGAGTTTAATCGCAATTTTACAGGTATTATTCTTGTCCTCTCGCCGGCCAAGGGGTTCACCACAAAGTCACAACCCAATGCTTTGGCAAAGTTTCTTGTTGCCTCCCTTGAGAATGGGTTTAGTGGGATTGTTGCAGCTTGCCTTTTGAGCATTTTGCAGGTCCTACCGAGTCTCGTTCTTGCTTTTTCGAGCAAAGTATTCATCGACTATATTCTTGTGAAAAATCTGGCCTATTGGCTTATTCCCATGACTATAATTTTGGTTGGATGTGTTGCATTGCAATCGTTTATTATGGCGTTGCACCAACGGTTGCTGGTGCGCCTTAGCATCCACTTTAAATTAAGTCTTGAGAGTCTCGTTGTTCATAAGCTTTTTTACCTGCCGCTTCGGTTCTTTGACCAAAGGTTCAGCGGTGACATTTTGTCCCGTCTTTCCTCAGCGGAAGAATTGTCAAACCTTTTGTCTCTCGAGATTATGGGAGCCTTATCAAATATATTTGGCATAATGGTTTTTACGATTGTTTTAAGTTTACTATCACCAGCCATGTTCTTGATTATGCTCATTTTCATTGCTTTGAGGATCCTGGTCTTTTACTTCAGCCGCAATAGCATTCGAGAAACAAACATCGAGTATCAGCAACAATTTGGTAAAGTTTCAGGCGTTGCAATGAATGGCCTTGAGATGATTGATACCTTAAAGGCCAATAATTTAGAACGTGTGTTCTTTAAAAATTGGGCAGCAAACCATGATGCGCTTTTAAATAACCATCAAAAAGTAGCCTTCGTAGATCAACGGACAAGTATATGGATGATGGGATTTGCGACGCTGATGACCGTGGGTTTGCTTTTCCGCGGTACCTATCTGATTATGGGGGAGGAGATCACCATTGGTACGCTTATGGCCTTTATCATCTTAGCGAACTATTTGGACGGTCCTGTTATGACTCTCTTGGATTTCTCGAGTAAAATTGAGAAGATCAAGGCTTCGATCAATCGCTTCAATGATATTTTAGGCCACGAGACATGGGAAGAAATGACCACGGCCACGCGTAAGGTTTCTACGCCTCAAATCGACTTGCCGGCTTTAAAGAAGGAAATTGTTCTGAAAGATGTCACTTTTGGCTATGCGCCTTTGGATGCGCCTATTTTCAATAAGTTAAGCTTGGTGATTCCCCGTGGAAAGACTGTTGCCTTTGTTGGGGTTAGTGGGTCTGGTAAATCAACAATTTCAAAGATTATTTGTGGCTTATACCCTATTACATCCGGAGAAATACTTTGGGATGGCAACCCCATCCAAGAAGTAAATGTTGAACACAGAAACAAGAGAATCTCTCTTGTTGACCAAGATATCTACCTATTTGATGGCACGATTCGTGACAATCTGACGTCTTGGAATAAGAATGTTGAGGATGACGTGCTCGTCGAGTCTCTTAGACTTGTCGGTTTATATGATGAGTTGTTGCCACGGGGGCTGTTATACTGCCCCGTTGGAGAAAATGGGGCGACATTGAGTGGTGGACAACGTCAACGCTTAGAGATTGCCCGAACAATTCTTCGAAAGACGGATGTGTTAATTCTCGATGAAGCGACAAGTTCCCTGGATATACCAAATGAATCACATATCTTTGAATCGTTGAGTAAGCTGGATATTACGACCGTGATCATTGCCCATAGACTTTCAACAATTCAAAATTCGGATATGGTCTATGTGATTGACAATGGAACTTTAAGCCAAAGTGGGACACCCAAGCAGCTTGCTAAGAAGCGAGGCATATTTAAGGACCTTATGGAACTAGAGACAGAATGA
- a CDS encoding NHLP bacteriocin system secretion protein, with the protein MTDSSHENSHSKQLVESQPIFRDEALAYISTPNDVNKLIKVIGSGTWILIIVFVVAMVMGLGWLFWGSIPITIQGQGILIPKEGVFKSINSPEGFNTIKELNVKSGQYVEKDQVLVLLDNPEISKNIEVRSAYIADLRKKQEDLTKEAEISIKEKKINYEKQKKIIEDSDTSKVEFRNHLEHNLQKQRAMLEKGYASHQNVLDAESKLNALREDATRNKEKLVQLQKELMVDQENWDQKEREIALKLGDEERGLNDLKTRQETTKTIRSPITGRVTGIYHKVRDNVPANEPLLTVSQGDEDQLEALIYLNPLEGKEVKVGMKVYMIPTHLEKENVGYVQGEVMDVSPYPETVRSLMSTLQNEELVKKFTEASPPISARVKITKDPTKASKATIEQFKLTPGTWIYGRVIVERRSPFEIIIPEIKKTIEMTS; encoded by the coding sequence ATGACAGATTCTTCACACGAAAATTCTCATTCAAAACAACTAGTTGAATCGCAACCCATTTTTCGCGATGAGGCCTTGGCATATATATCGACTCCAAATGATGTGAATAAGCTCATCAAAGTGATTGGGTCGGGCACTTGGATTTTGATCATTGTCTTTGTTGTTGCCATGGTGATGGGTCTAGGGTGGCTATTTTGGGGAAGCATTCCGATTACGATTCAGGGTCAAGGGATTTTGATACCTAAGGAAGGTGTTTTTAAAAGCATTAACTCACCTGAGGGTTTTAATACAATTAAAGAGCTGAACGTGAAGTCAGGCCAATACGTTGAAAAGGATCAAGTGCTTGTTTTGCTTGATAATCCAGAGATTTCTAAAAACATTGAAGTTCGGTCTGCTTATATTGCTGATTTAAGAAAGAAGCAAGAAGATCTCACAAAGGAGGCCGAGATCAGCATCAAAGAAAAAAAGATTAATTATGAGAAGCAAAAGAAAATCATTGAAGACAGCGACACTTCAAAAGTTGAATTCAGAAATCATTTGGAACACAATTTACAAAAGCAAAGGGCCATGTTGGAAAAGGGCTATGCAAGCCATCAAAACGTGCTGGATGCTGAAAGCAAGCTCAATGCCTTAAGGGAAGATGCCACGAGAAATAAGGAAAAACTCGTGCAGCTTCAAAAAGAACTTATGGTTGATCAAGAGAACTGGGATCAAAAAGAGCGGGAGATCGCTTTGAAGCTTGGAGATGAAGAACGGGGTCTTAATGATTTGAAGACACGCCAAGAGACAACAAAGACAATTAGAAGCCCTATAACAGGGAGGGTTACCGGGATCTACCATAAGGTTAGAGATAATGTACCAGCCAATGAGCCATTGTTGACCGTCAGTCAAGGTGATGAAGATCAGCTTGAAGCGTTGATTTACCTAAATCCGCTTGAAGGAAAAGAGGTTAAGGTTGGCATGAAAGTCTATATGATTCCAACTCACCTTGAAAAAGAGAATGTTGGTTATGTTCAAGGAGAAGTGATGGATGTATCGCCTTATCCAGAAACTGTTCGAAGCTTGATGTCGACATTGCAAAATGAGGAGTTGGTTAAAAAATTCACAGAAGCAAGTCCTCCGATCAGTGCCCGTGTTAAAATTACAAAGGATCCAACAAAGGCCTCTAAAGCAACGATTGAGCAATTTAAACTAACCCCTGGAACATGGATTTACGGCCGTGTGATTGTGGAGCGCCGTTCCCCATTTGAAATTATCATTCCAGAGATCAAAAAAACTATTGAGATGACGTCATGA